A single region of the Tigriopus californicus strain San Diego chromosome 8, Tcal_SD_v2.1, whole genome shotgun sequence genome encodes:
- the LOC131885413 gene encoding uncharacterized protein LOC131885413, whose amino-acid sequence MTGVCSRFALLWIILAIFASHAKSHAAYSDLVESDAHLSIDNLRDDHFLYKRSPWRQTQTTSYTSHHSQPSQSYRQPSHSHHHPQPVHHRTPRSRGYQRSSRRRSRGGGRRRGGGRRRGGGGGLGRIILPALALGGAAALGSALFSTVATVG is encoded by the exons ATGACAGGAGTTTGCTCCAGATTTGCATTGCTTTGGATTATCTTGGCCATATTCGCATCACATGCCAAGAGTCATGCCGCCTATTCCGATCTGGTTGAGAGCGATGCTCACCTATCAATTGACAACTTAAG AGACGATCATTTCTTGTACAAACGATCCCCCTGGCGCCAAACCCAAACCACCTCCTATACCAGTCATCATAGCCAACCCTCACAATCGTATCGACAACCCTCGCACTCCCACCATCATCCCCAACCTGTTCATCATCGGACTCCGAGATCTCGCGGATATCAACGCTCCTCTCGACGTCGATCTAGAGGAGGTGGTCGTCGTCGAGGAGGCGGACGTCGCcgaggaggtggaggtggttTGGGCCGGATTATTTTGCCAGCCTTAGCCTTGGGAGGGGCGGCAGCCTTGGGCAGTGCTCTCTTCAGTACTGTAGCCACCGTCGGCTAA